A single Brachybacterium sillae DNA region contains:
- a CDS encoding Nramp family divalent metal transporter: protein MAPTPVPSGASEDVPAHAPDHTSRDHGRSTAQPRRRGSRFGPGLIIAASFIGPGTVTTSIVTGASVGFALAWAVVFSIIATIVLQEMSVRLGLGARIGLAEAMRRVFRHPVAKALMIALVVAAIGIGGAAYAGGDTTGTALAVTTALPVDLTIVVAVIILAIFGLLVTGSYQVVEKVLMVMVVILAVLFLITAFVVRPPIGDLLRGLFVPSIPAGSLLTTIALIGTTVVPYNVFLHASLVQENWGEDDPDHAIREARIDTVGSISLGGLITLAVMATAFGAMFLRGIPAETGTDLVRSLEPLLGDAAPWVFALGLFAAGFTSALAGPLGAAYAICGVLGLSTDMRSWPFRIVWMLVLLIGAVIALTGIEPITIIVVAQAANGLLLPIIAVFLLITMNNRELLGRWANGPVSNIVGGLITAVIIGLAIYQLGSLAGFWE, encoded by the coding sequence ATGGCCCCCACCCCCGTTCCCTCCGGTGCGTCCGAGGATGTCCCCGCGCACGCGCCCGACCACACCTCGAGAGATCACGGGCGCTCCACCGCGCAGCCACGCCGTCGCGGTTCCCGTTTCGGCCCCGGGCTGATCATCGCGGCCTCCTTCATCGGCCCGGGCACGGTGACCACCTCGATCGTGACCGGCGCGAGCGTCGGTTTCGCCCTGGCCTGGGCGGTGGTGTTCTCGATCATCGCCACGATCGTGCTGCAGGAGATGTCCGTCCGCCTCGGCCTGGGCGCCCGCATCGGCCTCGCTGAGGCGATGCGGCGCGTGTTCCGCCACCCCGTGGCGAAGGCGCTGATGATCGCCCTGGTCGTCGCGGCGATCGGGATCGGCGGCGCCGCCTACGCGGGCGGCGACACCACCGGCACCGCCCTGGCCGTCACCACCGCCCTGCCGGTCGACCTGACGATCGTGGTGGCGGTCATCATCCTGGCGATCTTCGGACTGCTGGTCACCGGCAGCTACCAGGTGGTGGAGAAGGTCCTGATGGTGATGGTGGTGATCCTCGCCGTCCTGTTCCTCATCACCGCGTTCGTGGTGCGTCCGCCGATCGGCGACCTCCTGCGCGGACTGTTCGTGCCGTCGATCCCCGCGGGATCACTGCTGACCACCATCGCCCTGATCGGGACCACCGTCGTGCCCTACAACGTGTTCCTCCACGCCAGTCTGGTGCAGGAGAACTGGGGTGAGGACGACCCCGACCACGCCATCCGCGAAGCCCGCATCGACACCGTCGGGTCGATCTCCCTGGGCGGCCTGATCACCCTGGCCGTGATGGCCACCGCCTTCGGCGCGATGTTCCTGCGCGGCATCCCCGCCGAGACCGGTACCGACCTGGTGCGATCCCTGGAACCGTTGCTCGGGGACGCCGCCCCGTGGGTGTTCGCGCTCGGTCTGTTCGCGGCCGGATTCACCTCAGCCCTGGCCGGCCCGCTGGGCGCCGCCTACGCGATCTGCGGGGTGCTGGGACTCAGCACCGACATGCGGTCGTGGCCCTTCCGCATCGTGTGGATGCTGGTGCTGCTGATCGGAGCGGTGATCGCCCTGACCGGCATCGAGCCGATCACGATCATCGTGGTGGCGCAGGCCGCGAACGGCCTGTTGCTGCCGATCATCGCGGTCTTCCTGCTGATCACCATGAACAACCGTGAGCTGCTGGGCCGCTGGGCGAACGGCCCGGTGAGCAACATCGTCGGCGGGCTGATCACCGCTGTCATCATCGGCCTGGCGATCTATCAGCTCGGCAGCCTCGCTGGATTCTGGGAGTGA
- a CDS encoding NADP-dependent isocitrate dehydrogenase, with the protein MSRIIYTHTDEAPMLATASFLPVLEAFAATAGIDVETRDISLAGRILAAFADLLPEDQRVPDALKELGELARTPEANIIKLPNISASVPQLTAAIAELQALGYALPDYPESPSTAEEKDIRARYDSVKGSAVNPVLREGNSDRRAPLAVKNYAKSHPHRMGAWSADSRTAVATMGADDFRSHEQSVVMDGPDTLSIVHVDGSGTETVLKDGLAVLEGEVVDSTVMRAAALDAFLAEQVRAAKEQGVLFSLHLKATMMKVSDPVIFGHAVRVFFPTVFARYGDQLAAAGLSPDNGLGGILAGLEELDAEVRDGVRAAIDEDLAAGPALAMVNSDKGITNLHVPSDVIIDASMPAMIRTSGHMWGPDGEEADTLAVIPDSSYAGVYEATIADCKEHGAFDPATMGTVPNVGLMAQKAEEYGSHDKTFVAQAEGRIEVRAGSGEVLMAHDVAAGDIFRACQTKDAPIRDWVRLAVSRSRISGMPAVFWLDDSRAHDRNLIAKVEAYLADEDTDGLDLRILSPADATRHTLERVRRGEDTISVTGNVLRDYLTDLFPIMELGTSAKMLSVVPLMNGGGLFETGAGGSAPKHVQQLLEENYLRWDSLGEFLALAESLRHLARTADNERARVIADALDRATETLLNNDRSPQRRLGTVDNRGSHFYLALYWAQELAAQSEDAELAQAFAPIAAELTDSEETIAQELLAVQGSPADIGGYYRPDEERTAAVMRPSATFNAIVDRIRSAV; encoded by the coding sequence ATGTCGCGCATCATCTACACCCACACTGACGAGGCCCCGATGCTCGCGACGGCCTCGTTCCTGCCGGTCCTCGAGGCCTTCGCCGCCACCGCCGGGATCGACGTCGAGACGCGTGACATCTCCCTGGCCGGGCGCATCCTCGCCGCCTTCGCCGATCTGCTGCCCGAGGACCAGCGGGTCCCCGACGCCCTGAAGGAACTGGGCGAGCTGGCCCGCACCCCCGAGGCGAACATCATCAAGCTGCCGAACATCTCCGCCTCCGTGCCGCAGCTGACCGCAGCGATCGCCGAACTGCAGGCCCTCGGGTACGCCCTGCCGGACTACCCGGAGTCCCCGTCGACCGCTGAGGAGAAGGACATCCGTGCCCGGTACGACTCCGTGAAGGGGTCGGCGGTCAACCCGGTGCTGCGCGAGGGCAACTCGGACCGCCGCGCCCCGCTGGCGGTGAAGAACTACGCGAAGTCCCACCCGCATCGCATGGGTGCCTGGAGCGCCGACTCCCGCACCGCCGTGGCGACCATGGGCGCCGATGATTTCCGCTCTCACGAGCAGTCGGTGGTGATGGACGGCCCCGACACCCTCTCGATCGTGCACGTCGACGGCTCCGGCACCGAGACCGTGCTGAAGGACGGCCTGGCGGTGCTGGAGGGCGAGGTGGTTGACTCCACCGTCATGCGCGCCGCCGCGCTCGATGCGTTCCTCGCCGAGCAGGTCCGCGCCGCCAAGGAGCAGGGCGTGCTGTTCTCCCTGCACCTGAAGGCCACCATGATGAAGGTGTCCGACCCGGTGATCTTCGGTCACGCCGTGCGGGTATTCTTCCCCACCGTGTTCGCGCGCTACGGGGATCAGCTCGCCGCCGCCGGCCTCTCCCCCGACAACGGCCTGGGCGGGATCCTCGCGGGCCTCGAGGAGCTCGACGCCGAGGTGCGTGACGGCGTCCGCGCCGCCATCGACGAGGACCTCGCCGCGGGCCCGGCGCTGGCCATGGTGAACTCCGACAAGGGCATCACCAACCTGCACGTGCCCAGCGATGTCATCATCGACGCCTCCATGCCGGCGATGATCCGCACCTCCGGGCACATGTGGGGCCCCGACGGCGAAGAGGCCGACACCCTCGCGGTGATCCCCGACTCCTCCTACGCCGGGGTGTACGAGGCGACCATCGCCGACTGCAAGGAGCACGGCGCCTTCGACCCGGCCACCATGGGCACCGTCCCGAACGTCGGCCTGATGGCGCAGAAGGCCGAAGAGTACGGCAGCCACGACAAGACCTTCGTGGCCCAGGCGGAGGGCCGTATCGAGGTGCGCGCCGGCTCCGGCGAGGTGCTCATGGCCCATGACGTCGCCGCCGGGGACATCTTCCGCGCCTGCCAGACGAAGGACGCCCCGATCCGCGACTGGGTGCGGCTGGCGGTGTCCCGCTCCCGCATCTCCGGCATGCCCGCCGTGTTCTGGCTGGACGATTCCCGCGCCCACGACCGCAACCTGATCGCGAAGGTCGAGGCGTACCTCGCCGACGAGGACACCGACGGGCTGGACCTGCGGATCCTCTCCCCCGCCGACGCCACCCGCCACACCCTGGAACGCGTGCGCCGCGGGGAGGACACCATCTCCGTGACCGGCAACGTGCTGCGTGACTACCTCACCGATCTGTTCCCGATCATGGAGCTCGGCACCAGCGCGAAGATGCTGTCGGTGGTGCCGCTGATGAACGGCGGCGGCCTGTTCGAGACCGGCGCCGGCGGCTCGGCCCCCAAACACGTGCAGCAGCTCCTGGAGGAGAACTACCTGCGCTGGGATTCCCTCGGGGAGTTCCTGGCGCTCGCCGAGTCGCTGCGTCACCTGGCCCGCACCGCCGACAACGAGCGTGCGCGGGTGATCGCCGACGCCCTGGATCGGGCCACGGAGACGCTGCTGAACAACGACCGCTCACCGCAGCGCCGTCTCGGCACCGTCGACAACCGCGGCAGCCACTTCTACCTGGCCCTGTACTGGGCGCAGGAGCTCGCCGCACAGTCGGAGGACGCCGAGCTGGCGCAGGCCTTCGCGCCGATCGCGGCGGAGCTCACCGACAGTGAGGAGACCATCGCCCAGGAGCTGCTGGCGGTGCAGGGCTCCCCTGCGGACATCGGCGGTTACTACCGGCCCGATGAGGAGCGCACCGCCGCGGTGATGCGCCCGTCGGCGACGTTCAACGCCATCGTCGACCGGATCCGCAGCGCCGTCTGA